The following coding sequences are from one Azospirillum humicireducens window:
- a CDS encoding 4Fe-4S dicluster domain-containing protein: MSMMLMIHPDKCTGCRNCELACSMEHEGSFRPKASRVHVYTWEREGFSVPMMCQQCKDPACVAVCMPKAMHRNPANGQVELDADKCIGCKMCVQACPFGCASWDFQGLQILKCDTCDGSPSCAAICPTHALEWVEDTVSAQARKRSFATKLKNAFSEV; the protein is encoded by the coding sequence ATGAGCATGATGCTAATGATCCATCCGGACAAATGCACCGGATGCCGTAACTGCGAATTGGCCTGTTCCATGGAGCATGAGGGGAGCTTTCGCCCGAAGGCGTCCCGTGTCCATGTCTATACGTGGGAGCGCGAAGGCTTCTCCGTTCCCATGATGTGCCAGCAGTGCAAGGATCCCGCCTGCGTCGCCGTCTGCATGCCCAAGGCCATGCACCGCAACCCGGCGAACGGGCAGGTGGAGCTTGATGCAGACAAGTGCATCGGCTGCAAGATGTGCGTCCAGGCCTGTCCGTTCGGCTGCGCGTCGTGGGATTTCCAGGGCCTGCAGATCCTGAAATGCGACACCTGCGACGGTTCGCCGTCCTGCGCGGCAATCTGCCCCACCCATGCGCTCGAATGGGTCGAGGACACCGTTTCGGCGCAGGCGCGCAAGCGCTCCTTCGCCACCAAGCTCAAGAACGCGTTCTCGGAGGTCTGA
- the hypA gene encoding hydrogenase maturation nickel metallochaperone HypA — translation MHELSLCESIVAMVAESARREGLHRVTRVTVDIGAASAIDPDALLFCFPIVTEDTAAAGADLIVNRIALKARCTGCGTDFSPETLISPCPACGGHDRSLLAGRDMRVVSFEGE, via the coding sequence ATGCATGAACTGTCGCTGTGCGAAAGCATCGTCGCCATGGTGGCGGAAAGCGCCCGCCGTGAGGGATTGCACCGGGTCACCCGCGTGACGGTCGACATCGGCGCTGCCTCCGCCATCGATCCGGACGCCCTGCTGTTCTGCTTTCCCATCGTTACGGAGGATACGGCGGCGGCAGGGGCCGACCTGATCGTCAACCGCATCGCGTTGAAGGCACGCTGCACCGGCTGCGGCACCGACTTCTCGCCGGAAACGCTGATCTCTCCCTGCCCCGCCTGCGGCGGCCATGACCGCAGCCTGCTGGCCGGACGCGACATGCGGGTGGTGTCGTTCGAGGGAGAGTGA
- the rpoH gene encoding RNA polymerase sigma factor RpoH — protein sequence MQRDAETHTVQPRAAQPRAAEPRTAEPMQLYLQDARKYQYLTPEREHELTVRWHDHQDPAALDQLVGSHLRLVVKMARGYLGYGLPLADLVAEGNVGVMQAAQKFDPSKGFRFATYASWWVRAAIQEYVLHNWSLVKIGTTAGQKKLFFSLRRLKARMQELESGDLSPAAVDSIATELNVSKAEVVEMNRRLGNDRSLNVGLSEDGDAEWLDLLADDRPDQETTLADSEERRRRQQFLKLGLGVLDDRERRILIARRLRDEPLTLEELSQTFHVSRERVRQLEVRAFEKLQKAVMANARTEQVAMEKNRLLSRA from the coding sequence ATGCAGCGAGACGCCGAGACCCATACCGTTCAACCCCGCGCCGCCCAACCCCGAGCAGCTGAACCCCGTACCGCCGAACCGATGCAGCTCTATCTGCAGGATGCCCGCAAGTACCAGTACCTGACGCCCGAGCGGGAGCATGAGCTGACCGTCCGCTGGCACGACCATCAGGACCCGGCGGCACTCGACCAGCTGGTCGGCAGCCATCTGCGGCTCGTCGTCAAGATGGCCCGCGGCTATCTCGGCTATGGCCTCCCGCTGGCCGATCTGGTGGCTGAAGGCAATGTGGGGGTGATGCAGGCGGCGCAGAAGTTCGATCCCTCCAAGGGCTTCCGCTTCGCCACCTATGCGTCATGGTGGGTGCGTGCGGCGATCCAGGAATATGTCCTGCACAACTGGTCGCTGGTGAAGATCGGCACCACGGCCGGCCAGAAGAAGCTGTTCTTCAGCCTGCGCCGCTTGAAGGCGCGGATGCAGGAACTGGAGAGCGGCGACCTGTCGCCGGCGGCGGTGGATAGCATCGCCACCGAACTGAACGTGTCGAAGGCAGAGGTGGTGGAGATGAACCGCCGCCTGGGCAACGACCGCTCGCTGAATGTCGGGCTGTCGGAAGATGGCGACGCCGAATGGCTGGATCTGCTGGCGGACGATCGTCCCGACCAGGAGACGACGCTTGCCGACTCCGAGGAACGCCGTCGGCGCCAGCAGTTCCTGAAGCTGGGGCTGGGCGTGCTGGATGACCGCGAGCGCCGGATCCTGATCGCCCGCCGCCTGCGTGACGAGCCGCTGACGCTGGAGGAGCTGAGCCAGACCTTCCATGTCTCGCGCGAGCGCGTCCGGCAGCTGGAGGTGCGTGCCTTCGAGAAGCTCCAGAAGGCGGTGATGGCCAACGCCCGGACTGAGCAGGTGGCGATGGAGAAGAACCGTCTGTTGTCACGAGCCTGA
- a CDS encoding polysaccharide pyruvyl transferase family protein, which translates to MLEDIVIDTPVDRPHSSGQGSGRASSQPLRVAVLWKTPNLGLYSNAAFDDLYTGIGHNNGNLAFVHSICSHITNPVKHFSWGSSAETLRNNADIIVIPCANQLGRHTDYGQMAENLEKSGLPIVAIGLGAQANSYDHDIELSPGTLRWAQVIAASNPSSAASPNIYTRGAYTTAQLDKLGITGSLPGGCPSHFLNQAPGLGRKIHANWSALDLPRSITVAGGHQAWVKTREIEHQLIALMMDPIAPGQYIVQSMGEMIKASRGLFDGIDPHALKEIHRHTVPHYSFEEFKAWCRNYMRSYYDVPAWMDTLRQQDLTIGCRYHGVALAIQAERMGLTVTIDSRTRELCENTGVPYADAADLTAPLTRNRLKSLIAFDPDAYDRHRAESATRYLDFLVANRLQPAHFLKSIAAGK; encoded by the coding sequence ATGCTTGAAGACATCGTCATCGATACACCTGTCGACCGGCCGCACTCCTCCGGCCAAGGTTCCGGGCGTGCGTCGTCCCAGCCTCTGCGCGTCGCGGTGTTGTGGAAGACGCCGAATCTCGGCCTGTATTCGAACGCCGCATTCGACGACCTGTACACCGGCATCGGCCACAACAACGGCAATCTCGCCTTCGTGCATTCGATCTGCAGCCACATCACCAATCCGGTGAAGCATTTCAGCTGGGGATCCTCGGCCGAGACGCTGCGGAACAACGCCGACATCATCGTCATCCCCTGCGCCAACCAGCTGGGCCGCCACACCGATTACGGGCAGATGGCGGAGAATCTGGAGAAGTCGGGCCTGCCGATCGTCGCCATCGGCCTCGGCGCCCAGGCGAACAGCTATGACCACGACATCGAACTCAGCCCCGGCACGCTGCGCTGGGCCCAGGTGATCGCGGCGTCGAACCCGTCCTCGGCGGCGTCGCCCAACATCTACACCCGCGGCGCCTACACCACCGCGCAGTTGGACAAGCTCGGCATCACCGGCTCCCTGCCGGGCGGCTGCCCGTCGCATTTCCTGAACCAGGCGCCGGGGCTGGGGCGGAAGATCCACGCGAACTGGTCGGCTCTCGACCTGCCGCGCTCGATCACGGTGGCCGGCGGCCATCAGGCCTGGGTCAAGACGCGGGAGATCGAACATCAGCTGATCGCCCTGATGATGGACCCCATCGCGCCGGGCCAGTACATCGTCCAGTCGATGGGCGAGATGATCAAGGCCTCGCGCGGCCTGTTCGACGGCATCGACCCCCATGCGCTGAAGGAGATCCACCGCCACACCGTGCCGCATTACTCCTTCGAGGAGTTCAAGGCCTGGTGCCGCAATTACATGCGCTCCTACTATGACGTGCCGGCCTGGATGGACACCCTGCGCCAGCAGGACCTGACCATCGGCTGCCGTTATCACGGCGTCGCCCTGGCGATCCAGGCCGAACGGATGGGGCTGACGGTGACCATCGATTCCCGCACGCGCGAGTTGTGCGAGAACACCGGCGTTCCCTATGCCGACGCCGCCGACCTGACGGCGCCACTGACCCGCAACCGGCTAAAGTCATTGATCGCCTTCGATCCCGACGCCTACGACCGCCACCGCGCGGAATCGGCCACCCGCTACCTGGACTTCCTGGTCGCCAACCGGCTGCAGCCGGCCCACTTCCTGAAGTCCATCGCCGCCGGCAAGTGA
- the kduD gene encoding 2-dehydro-3-deoxy-D-gluconate 5-dehydrogenase KduD codes for MTKPFDLTGKVALVTGANTGIGQGIALALAQAGADIAAVDVVSLDETKSLVEAAGRKFHGIHADLTSIAPVQGLVEETVGTFGKLDILVNNAGLIRRADAVDFTEADWDLVMNINIKTVFFLCQAFGRYAIENGRKGKIVNIASMLSFQGGIRVPSYTASKSGVAGITKLLACEWAGKGINVNAIAPGYVATNNTAALRADEKRNAEILGRIPAGRWSVPSDIGGPAVFLASDAADYIHGTILPVDGGWLAR; via the coding sequence ATGACCAAGCCTTTCGATCTGACCGGCAAGGTGGCCCTCGTTACCGGAGCCAACACCGGCATCGGCCAGGGCATCGCCCTGGCCCTGGCCCAGGCAGGCGCCGACATCGCCGCCGTCGATGTCGTCTCGCTGGACGAGACCAAGAGCCTCGTCGAGGCCGCCGGCCGCAAGTTCCACGGCATCCATGCCGATCTGACCAGCATCGCCCCGGTCCAGGGGCTGGTGGAGGAGACGGTCGGCACTTTCGGCAAGCTGGACATCCTGGTGAACAACGCCGGCCTGATCCGCCGCGCCGACGCGGTGGACTTCACCGAGGCCGACTGGGATCTGGTGATGAACATCAACATCAAGACGGTGTTCTTCCTCTGCCAGGCCTTCGGCCGCTATGCGATCGAGAACGGGCGCAAGGGCAAGATCGTCAACATCGCGTCCATGCTGTCCTTCCAGGGCGGCATCCGCGTGCCCTCCTACACCGCGTCGAAGAGCGGCGTCGCCGGCATTACCAAGCTGCTGGCCTGCGAATGGGCGGGCAAGGGCATCAACGTGAACGCCATCGCGCCGGGCTACGTCGCCACCAACAACACCGCCGCCCTGCGCGCCGACGAGAAGCGGAACGCAGAGATCCTCGGCCGCATCCCGGCCGGCCGCTGGAGCGTGCCGTCCGACATCGGCGGCCCGGCGGTGTTCCTGGCATCCGACGCGGCCGACTACATCCACGGCACCATCCTGCCGGTCGACGGCGGCTGGCTGGCGCGCTGA
- the kduI gene encoding 5-dehydro-4-deoxy-D-glucuronate isomerase yields the protein MKITTRYDTHPADARGYDTQTLRDRYLIDGIFQADDIVLTYSHVDRVIAGGAMPVSAPLALVATKEIGSDTFLERRELGLFNVGGAGRVTVDGTVYDLETRDALYVAMGSVDIRFESQDSGNPAKFYLVSTPAHARFETMKISAAQAKQRPLGETATGNKRVIYQMIHPDVVRTAQLVMGLTVLENGNMWNSMPCHTHERRCEFYFYFDLPDSARLFHFMGEPTETRHIVVANEQAVISPSWSIHCGVGTHSYSFIWAMGGDNQTFDDMDQVSLASMR from the coding sequence ATGAAGATCACCACCCGGTACGACACCCATCCCGCCGACGCGCGCGGCTACGACACCCAGACCCTGCGCGACCGCTACCTGATCGACGGGATCTTCCAGGCCGACGACATCGTCCTGACCTACAGCCACGTCGACCGCGTCATCGCCGGCGGCGCCATGCCGGTCTCCGCCCCGCTTGCCCTGGTGGCGACCAAGGAGATCGGGTCCGACACCTTCCTGGAGCGTCGCGAGCTCGGCCTGTTCAACGTCGGCGGCGCCGGGCGCGTGACGGTCGACGGGACCGTCTACGATCTGGAGACCCGCGACGCCCTCTATGTCGCGATGGGCAGCGTCGACATCCGCTTCGAAAGCCAGGACAGCGGCAATCCGGCCAAGTTCTATCTGGTCAGCACCCCGGCCCATGCCCGGTTCGAGACCATGAAGATCTCCGCCGCCCAGGCCAAGCAGCGCCCGCTGGGCGAGACCGCCACCGGGAACAAGCGGGTCATCTACCAGATGATCCACCCCGACGTGGTGCGCACGGCGCAGCTGGTCATGGGCCTGACCGTGCTGGAAAACGGCAACATGTGGAACAGCATGCCCTGCCACACCCACGAGCGCCGCTGTGAGTTCTACTTCTACTTCGACCTGCCGGACAGCGCGCGGCTGTTCCACTTCATGGGCGAGCCGACCGAGACGCGCCACATCGTGGTCGCCAACGAGCAGGCGGTGATCTCGCCCTCCTGGTCGATCCATTGCGGCGTCGGCACCCACAGCTACTCGTTCATCTGGGCGATGGGCGGCGACAACCAGACCTTCGACGACATGGACCAGGTTTCCCTGGCCTCGATGCGCTAA
- the kdgT gene encoding 2-keto-3-deoxygluconate transporter — MNIKKRIDSIPGGMMIVPLFLGACLNTFAPNTGKFFGSFTNGLITGTLPILSVWFFCIGASISLKATPLVLRKSGVLVSVKIITAALAGVVASWFIPTEGITSGFLTGLSVLAIIAAMNDTNGGMYMALMQQYGTKEEAGAFCLMCLESGPFMTMVTLGIAGLAVFPWQTMVGALLPFVIGFALGNLDKDLRAFFTQGVGVMVPFFAFALGNNLNFTTILNTGLLGIVLGLAVIVVTGTTLVLADIFLAKGNGTAGIGAASTAGAAVTVPPIIASIEPSFAPSAPAATALVATSVVVTALLTPPLTAWWARRFGVLSPRYQAAEAAKSVQTAQVAAAE, encoded by the coding sequence ATGAACATCAAGAAGCGCATAGACAGCATCCCCGGCGGAATGATGATCGTTCCCCTGTTCCTGGGTGCCTGCCTGAACACCTTCGCCCCGAACACCGGCAAGTTCTTCGGTTCCTTCACCAACGGGCTGATCACCGGCACGCTGCCGATCCTGTCGGTCTGGTTCTTCTGCATCGGCGCCAGCATCAGCCTGAAGGCCACCCCGCTGGTCCTGCGCAAGAGCGGCGTCCTGGTTTCGGTGAAGATCATCACCGCGGCGCTGGCCGGCGTCGTCGCCTCCTGGTTCATCCCGACCGAAGGCATCACCTCGGGCTTCCTGACCGGCCTGTCGGTTCTGGCGATCATCGCCGCGATGAACGACACCAATGGCGGCATGTACATGGCGCTGATGCAGCAGTACGGCACCAAGGAGGAAGCCGGCGCCTTCTGCCTGATGTGCCTGGAATCCGGTCCCTTCATGACGATGGTCACGCTGGGCATCGCCGGTCTGGCCGTCTTCCCGTGGCAGACCATGGTCGGCGCCCTGCTGCCCTTCGTCATCGGCTTCGCGTTGGGCAACCTGGACAAGGATCTGCGTGCCTTCTTCACCCAGGGCGTGGGCGTGATGGTTCCCTTCTTCGCCTTTGCGCTGGGCAACAACCTGAACTTCACGACGATCCTGAACACCGGCCTGCTGGGCATCGTCCTGGGTCTCGCCGTGATCGTCGTCACCGGCACGACGCTGGTCCTGGCCGACATCTTCCTGGCCAAGGGCAACGGCACGGCCGGCATCGGTGCCGCCTCCACCGCCGGTGCGGCCGTCACCGTCCCGCCGATCATCGCCTCGATCGAGCCGTCCTTCGCCCCGTCCGCTCCGGCCGCCACGGCCCTGGTCGCCACCAGCGTGGTCGTCACCGCCCTGCTGACGCCGCCGCTGACCGCCTGGTGGGCCCGCCGCTTCGGCGTGCTGTCGCCCCGCTACCAGGCTGCCGAAGCCGCCAAGTCCGTCCAGACGGCGCAGGTCGCCGCCGCCGAGTAA
- a CDS encoding malate/lactate/ureidoglycolate dehydrogenase, translating to MMTEIHKDPFAAAASFNAGVYGASVRPVQADRLAEAVRRLLRAAGSDEEEARVVADHLVEANLRGHDSHGVGMLSMYMPAIAAGLLRPNRHATVIGESGPFLSVAGGSGYGQVIAREATDLAIARARRDGLAVLSLRDSHHIGRVGSYGEQCSDAGLVALVFVNVVTRPAVAPHDGTRPRLGTNPICIAVPATQATPALILDFATSAVAVGKCRVAMGKGQEMAPGLLLDQQGNSTRDPGVMFQDPSGALLPLGGHKGFGLSLMCDVLAGALASAMPGTPAHQDSGRVMNNMFAIVFDPARGGNAQWAADLDDLVAYIRDTPTAPGADSIQMPGEPESRTRRLRLADGIPLDGATLAMLDSLGRERGVDLADLLA from the coding sequence ATGATGACCGAGATTCACAAGGACCCCTTCGCCGCGGCGGCATCCTTCAATGCCGGCGTCTATGGCGCCAGTGTCCGGCCGGTGCAGGCCGACAGGCTGGCGGAGGCCGTGCGCCGCCTGCTGCGTGCGGCCGGCAGCGACGAGGAGGAGGCGCGGGTGGTGGCCGACCATCTGGTCGAGGCGAATCTCCGCGGGCATGACAGCCACGGCGTCGGCATGCTCTCCATGTATATGCCGGCCATCGCCGCCGGATTGCTGCGCCCCAACCGGCATGCGACCGTGATCGGCGAGTCGGGTCCCTTCCTCTCGGTCGCCGGCGGCAGCGGCTATGGACAGGTGATCGCGCGGGAGGCGACCGATCTCGCCATCGCGCGGGCGAGGCGGGATGGGCTGGCGGTGCTGTCCTTGCGCGACAGCCATCACATCGGCCGCGTCGGCTCCTATGGCGAGCAGTGCAGCGATGCGGGCCTTGTCGCCCTGGTCTTCGTCAATGTCGTCACCCGCCCGGCGGTTGCGCCGCACGATGGCACCCGTCCGCGGTTGGGCACCAACCCGATCTGCATCGCGGTTCCGGCCACGCAGGCGACTCCGGCCCTGATCCTGGATTTCGCCACGAGCGCCGTCGCCGTCGGCAAATGCCGTGTCGCCATGGGCAAGGGGCAGGAGATGGCGCCCGGTCTGTTGCTCGACCAACAGGGCAACTCCACGCGCGATCCCGGCGTGATGTTCCAGGACCCCTCGGGTGCTCTGCTGCCGCTGGGCGGCCACAAGGGCTTCGGCCTGTCGCTGATGTGCGACGTGCTGGCCGGCGCGCTGGCGTCGGCGATGCCCGGCACGCCGGCGCACCAGGACTCCGGCCGGGTGATGAACAACATGTTCGCCATCGTCTTCGACCCGGCACGCGGCGGCAATGCCCAGTGGGCCGCGGATCTCGACGATCTGGTCGCCTATATCCGCGACACTCCCACCGCACCCGGCGCCGACTCCATCCAGATGCCGGGCGAGCCGGAAAGCCGCACCCGCCGGCTACGGCTGGCCGACGGCATCCCGCTCGACGGCGCCACCCTGGCAATGCTGGACAGCCTGGGCCGGGAGCGCGGGGTGGATTTGGCCGACCTGCTGGCGTGA
- a CDS encoding histidine phosphatase family protein encodes MTDRFHFVRHGQTEDNRRGVRCGGDRDIALTETGVEQARRAAERFCAQGHDCGLVIAGPLLRTAVTGALFAEALGVPLLSRDWLRERRLGEWNGLPVDLTRPWFAAGQTPPGGESEGMFAARVLDGVEDLANPAAGLLARRPLLVGSKGIGRILLHRLAGRPGVELENCEVVAFSRLSAPPGGPGQWRCDQLERLAGCAA; translated from the coding sequence ATGACCGACCGCTTCCATTTCGTGCGCCACGGCCAGACCGAGGACAACCGCCGCGGCGTGCGCTGCGGTGGCGACCGCGACATCGCGCTGACCGAAACGGGTGTCGAGCAGGCCCGCCGGGCGGCGGAGCGCTTCTGTGCCCAGGGGCACGACTGCGGCCTGGTGATCGCCGGGCCGCTGCTGCGCACCGCGGTCACCGGCGCCCTGTTCGCCGAGGCGCTGGGCGTCCCGCTTCTCTCCCGCGACTGGTTGCGCGAGCGCCGGCTGGGGGAGTGGAACGGGCTGCCGGTCGACCTGACCCGCCCCTGGTTCGCCGCCGGCCAGACCCCGCCGGGCGGGGAGAGCGAGGGCATGTTCGCCGCACGCGTCCTCGACGGTGTGGAGGACCTCGCCAACCCCGCCGCCGGCCTGCTGGCCCGCCGGCCGCTGCTGGTCGGCAGCAAAGGGATCGGCCGCATCCTGCTGCACCGTCTGGCCGGCCGGCCGGGGGTGGAGCTGGAGAATTGCGAAGTCGTAGCCTTCAGCCGCCTGTCCGCACCGCCGGGCGGGCCGGGGCAGTGGCGCTGCGACCAACTGGAGAGGCTGGCCGGATGCGCGGCCTGA